Proteins encoded within one genomic window of Hermetia illucens chromosome 2, iHerIll2.2.curated.20191125, whole genome shotgun sequence:
- the LOC119647737 gene encoding acyl-coenzyme A thioesterase 13-like — translation MSAKKGVELLKSVFDYASKSKGFSGCLKNFTVTSGGEGNCVAEFTVSEEHLNQGGGLHGGFTATIVDNVTTYALMTKDKHPGVTVDLHVSYMKAARLGDVVVVDAKTIRAGKTLAYLECELRHKKDGSVIAKGTQTKYIDL, via the exons ATGTCTGCGAAGAAAGGTGTGGAGTTACTTAAGTCTGTGTTTGACTACGCGTCTAAATCAAAAGGTTTTAGTGGTTGTTTGAAGAAC TTCACAGTCACTAGTGGCGGAGAGGGTAACTGTGTTGCTGAATTCACAGTATCTGAGGAACATCTTAACCAAGGTGGCGGCCTTCACGGAGGCTTCACAGCAACTATAGTTGATAATGTCACCACCTATGCACTTATGACAAAGGATAAGCATCCAGGGGTTACGGTCGATTTACATGTTAG TTACATGAAAGCTGCTCGACTTGGCGACGTGGTTGTGGTAGATGCAAAAACAATACGAGCTGGAAAAACTTTAGCCTATCTTGAATGCGAGTTACGTCACAAAAAAGATGGTTCAGTGATTGCAAAAGGAACACAAACCAAATACATTGACCTTTAA